A section of the Sphingomonas sp. LT1P40 genome encodes:
- the gpM gene encoding phage terminase small subunit, with the protein MSLARKHREFILAQSEPAVAPKASGHTADTLLVSERPSLARSHRDRALAAAAATAAAITVPEADTGTPEERAAAQVRLRLQHDLRRLKDIQSIEAKIAAKREMLPNYRDWVLGLIDAAEASGEATADDILPTIMVWLIDVGEYAGALGLAKHVIRFDVPMPARYERTAPALVVEEIATAALKAQGLGQSFPLAILDDVATLTASIDMHDQISAKLFKAIGIEQMRAADDDAAEPLARATAAALALETLRRAKAKNERVGVSDKIKRLEKLLISKEPPAQTG; encoded by the coding sequence ATGAGCCTCGCTCGCAAGCACCGGGAATTCATCCTGGCACAGTCTGAACCGGCGGTCGCTCCTAAGGCGAGCGGGCACACAGCCGACACCTTGCTGGTGTCGGAGCGCCCCAGTCTGGCGCGTTCGCATCGGGACCGCGCATTGGCGGCGGCGGCCGCCACTGCCGCCGCCATCACGGTTCCGGAAGCCGACACCGGTACGCCGGAAGAACGCGCCGCCGCGCAGGTCCGCCTCCGCCTGCAGCACGACCTGCGCCGGCTGAAGGATATTCAGTCGATCGAAGCCAAGATCGCGGCGAAGCGCGAAATGCTGCCCAATTATCGCGATTGGGTGCTCGGCTTGATCGACGCCGCTGAGGCGTCAGGCGAAGCCACCGCCGACGATATCCTGCCCACGATCATGGTCTGGCTGATCGACGTCGGCGAATATGCCGGCGCGCTCGGCCTCGCCAAGCACGTCATCCGCTTCGACGTGCCGATGCCTGCCCGTTACGAGCGCACCGCCCCGGCGCTCGTCGTCGAGGAAATCGCGACCGCCGCGCTGAAGGCGCAGGGTCTCGGCCAGAGTTTCCCGTTGGCCATCCTCGACGATGTCGCCACGCTGACGGCGTCGATCGACATGCACGATCAGATCAGCGCCAAACTGTTCAAGGCGATCGGCATCGAACAGATGCGCGCCGCCGACGACGACGCTGCCGAACCGCTCGCCCGCGCTACCGCCGCCGCGCTCGCCCTCGAAACGCTGCGTCGCGCCAAGGCGAAGAACGAGCGCGTTGGCGTGAGCGACAAGATCAAGCGGCTCGAGAAGCTGCTCATTTCGAAAGAACCGCCGGCACAGACCGGCTAA
- a CDS encoding phage major capsid protein, P2 family, producing the protein MRNATRLLYHAYCSQIALLSGVASANEQFSVAPVVQQKLIEVQQLQSDFLSRINVITVLQQEGDKVGVGVTRPIAGRTNTAGGTRRTPTPATDTSDLGRYRCEQTNFDTAIKYATLDAWAHRPEFQQLVRNAILKRQGLDRILIGWNGTSVASTTDRNANPLLQDVNKGWLFKIRTHAPARVLGDGALTSDPTKAIYVSEGEVGEEVDYVNLDALVFDAIELLDEWNRDDTELVVICGRDLVHDKYFNIINAAGDKATEMLARDVLMSTKKIGGLQAVRVPGFPAGKLLITRLDNLSLYEQEDTRRRLLRDEPALDQIENYESVNEAYVVEDYGLCALVENIVMGKKPA; encoded by the coding sequence ATGCGTAACGCCACCCGCCTCCTCTACCATGCCTATTGTTCGCAGATCGCCCTGCTTAGCGGCGTCGCCAGCGCAAACGAACAGTTCAGCGTCGCGCCGGTGGTGCAGCAAAAGCTGATCGAGGTTCAGCAGCTGCAGAGCGACTTCCTGTCGCGCATCAACGTGATCACCGTGCTGCAGCAGGAAGGCGACAAGGTCGGTGTCGGCGTGACCCGTCCGATTGCCGGTCGCACCAACACTGCCGGCGGCACGCGCCGCACGCCGACGCCCGCGACCGATACGTCGGATCTCGGGCGCTATCGCTGCGAGCAGACCAATTTCGACACCGCGATCAAATATGCGACGCTCGATGCCTGGGCGCACCGCCCCGAATTTCAGCAGCTCGTGCGCAACGCGATCCTGAAGCGTCAGGGGCTCGACCGCATCCTGATCGGGTGGAATGGCACCAGCGTCGCCTCGACCACCGATCGCAACGCCAATCCGCTGCTTCAGGACGTCAACAAGGGCTGGCTGTTCAAGATCCGCACGCACGCCCCCGCGCGGGTGCTCGGCGACGGTGCGCTCACCAGCGATCCGACCAAGGCGATCTATGTCTCTGAGGGCGAGGTCGGCGAAGAGGTCGATTACGTCAACCTCGACGCGCTGGTGTTCGACGCAATCGAGCTGCTCGACGAATGGAACCGCGACGACACCGAACTGGTCGTGATCTGCGGCCGCGATCTGGTCCACGACAAATATTTCAACATCATCAACGCCGCCGGCGACAAGGCGACCGAGATGCTGGCGCGCGACGTGCTCATGTCGACCAAGAAGATCGGCGGGCTTCAGGCGGTTCGCGTGCCCGGCTTTCCGGCGGGCAAGCTGCTGATCACTCGGCTCGACAACCTGTCGCTCTACGAACAGGAGGACACGCGCCGCCGCCTGCTCCGCGACGAACCCGCCCTCGACCAGATCGAGAATTATGAGAGCGTCAACGAGGCTTATGTCGTCGAGGATTACGGCCTGTGCGCGCTCGTCGAGAATATCGTCATGGGCAAGAAGCCGGCCTGA
- a CDS encoding GPO family capsid scaffolding protein codes for MGTKSKFFRAFVAGQTISDGREITPEMIDQIVETFNVDTYTPGINIEHLTGFSPQPPFNRYGDVIAVKAQTDDVTIDGKVEKRRALYAQVDALDQLVGLAQSGQKPFPSVELTPSYSGTGKIGLVGLAFTDNPASIATQKLTFSRSAAVHGTIYSTGAEAVELQFDGKPAEAGGIAAAIEAGFAKIASKFTTKVEEPKKDEQKTPANDNGFDVNAFAKDFGGVIAGEIAAAVKPAADAVASLDARFTAFEAKLQQTPAPGFSRAPASGGNVAMVTDC; via the coding sequence ATGGGCACCAAGAGCAAGTTCTTCCGCGCATTCGTCGCAGGCCAGACCATCAGCGACGGGCGGGAGATCACGCCCGAGATGATCGACCAGATCGTCGAAACCTTCAATGTCGATACCTACACGCCGGGGATCAACATCGAGCATCTCACCGGCTTCAGCCCGCAGCCGCCGTTCAACCGCTATGGCGACGTGATCGCGGTCAAGGCGCAGACTGACGACGTCACGATCGACGGCAAGGTCGAAAAGCGCCGCGCTCTCTATGCTCAGGTCGATGCGCTCGACCAGCTGGTCGGACTGGCACAGAGCGGGCAGAAACCATTTCCCTCCGTCGAACTGACGCCCAGCTATTCCGGCACCGGCAAGATCGGCCTGGTCGGCCTCGCCTTCACCGACAACCCCGCCTCGATCGCGACCCAGAAGCTGACCTTCTCGCGCTCGGCGGCAGTGCACGGCACCATCTATTCGACCGGGGCCGAAGCGGTCGAGCTGCAGTTCGACGGCAAGCCCGCCGAAGCTGGTGGTATCGCTGCCGCAATCGAGGCCGGTTTTGCCAAGATCGCCTCCAAATTCACCACGAAGGTCGAAGAGCCGAAGAAAGATGAACAGAAGACACCGGCCAACGACAACGGCTTCGACGTCAACGCCTTCGCAAAGGATTTCGGCGGCGTGATCGCGGGCGAGATCGCCGCCGCGGTCAAGCCTGCCGCCGACGCCGTCGCATCGCTCGACGCGCGCTTCACGGCGTTCGAGGCCAAGCTTCAGCAGACCCCGGCCCCCGGCTTCAGCCGCGCGCCTGCCTCTGGCGGGAACGTGGCGATGGTCACCGACTGCTGA
- a CDS encoding terminase large subunit domain-containing protein: MTPPDNPLPSHAMPIPIDARRQARSLYWRGWGITQIADELDLKRSTVQAWKDREKWDEAPSLSKIEDALECRLNSLIAKESKTGGDFKEIDLLMRQVVATARVRRYEAPGGHAGDLNEKVGNRNAGERKKAAKNHFTEEQVEQLEAIFEAELFGYQEDWWAAKDNRTRMILKSRQIGATWYFAREALIDALRGGGNQIFLSASKNQAHIFRGYIIQFAARVGVKLQGDPIVITADTMPEGEPAAELIFLGTNARTAQGYHGNFYFDEFFWTYGFEELNKVASGMAMHKRWRRTYFSTPSSVAHQAHPYWTGERRNRRVKKEDRVTIDVSHARLQAGVLCEDQVWRQIVTIEDAGARGCDLFDIDELRVEYAPDEFANLLMCQFVDDSLSAFKFNELQRATVDAIVDWRDVDLLANRPVGNHPVWAGYDPQESEDGDNAALVIALPPEGPGGKFRLLERWPLRGLDFEAQAEFVVARLKRYNCTYLGVDATGVGAAVYQLLRDRMRGVVKIEYSLETKAAMVMKAQHSFARGRIEFDAGWIDVQSSFLSIKKALTGSGRAITFKASRSEETGHADLAWAVMHILINEPLDGKARPKTRMEIIDGEAEDPADVAGGDGGGFSWGDRSDKFVGIERGEIGRDGVQLRRSGAGAQPTRDHGHAGVRPQWPLVRASHSRRWAGPCVSRVAAPQLRHLPQAQSAGRRVPAIAAV; this comes from the coding sequence GTGACGCCGCCCGACAATCCATTGCCCTCGCACGCCATGCCGATTCCGATCGATGCGCGCCGACAGGCGCGCAGCCTGTACTGGCGCGGGTGGGGCATTACCCAGATCGCCGACGAACTGGATCTGAAGCGGTCCACGGTGCAGGCGTGGAAAGACCGGGAGAAGTGGGACGAGGCGCCGTCGCTGTCGAAGATCGAGGACGCGCTCGAGTGCCGACTCAATTCGCTGATCGCCAAGGAAAGCAAGACGGGCGGCGATTTCAAGGAAATCGATTTGCTGATGCGTCAGGTCGTGGCGACCGCGCGCGTGCGACGATACGAGGCACCCGGCGGGCACGCGGGCGATCTCAACGAGAAAGTCGGCAACCGCAACGCGGGCGAGCGCAAGAAAGCCGCGAAGAACCATTTCACCGAAGAACAGGTCGAGCAGCTCGAGGCGATCTTCGAAGCCGAGCTGTTCGGCTATCAGGAGGACTGGTGGGCGGCGAAGGACAATCGCACGCGCATGATCCTGAAGTCGCGCCAGATCGGCGCGACATGGTATTTCGCCCGCGAGGCGTTGATCGATGCCCTGCGCGGGGGTGGCAACCAGATATTTCTGTCGGCGTCGAAGAACCAGGCGCACATTTTCCGGGGCTACATCATCCAGTTCGCGGCGCGGGTCGGCGTCAAGCTGCAGGGTGACCCGATCGTCATCACCGCCGACACGATGCCCGAGGGCGAACCGGCGGCGGAGCTGATCTTCCTCGGCACCAATGCGCGCACCGCGCAGGGCTATCATGGCAATTTCTACTTCGACGAGTTCTTCTGGACCTATGGATTCGAGGAGCTGAACAAGGTCGCCAGCGGCATGGCGATGCACAAGCGCTGGCGCCGCACCTATTTCTCAACCCCGTCCAGTGTCGCGCATCAGGCCCATCCCTATTGGACCGGCGAGCGCCGCAATCGTCGCGTCAAGAAAGAGGACCGCGTCACGATCGACGTCAGCCATGCCCGGCTGCAGGCCGGCGTGCTGTGCGAGGATCAGGTGTGGCGTCAAATCGTGACGATCGAGGACGCTGGCGCGCGCGGGTGCGACCTGTTCGACATCGACGAGCTGCGCGTCGAATATGCCCCCGACGAATTCGCCAACCTGCTGATGTGCCAGTTCGTCGACGACAGCCTGTCGGCGTTCAAGTTCAACGAGCTGCAACGCGCGACGGTCGATGCGATCGTCGATTGGCGCGACGTGGATCTGCTCGCCAACCGGCCCGTCGGCAATCATCCGGTGTGGGCGGGGTACGATCCGCAGGAGAGCGAAGACGGCGACAATGCGGCGCTGGTCATCGCGCTGCCGCCGGAAGGGCCGGGGGGCAAGTTCCGCCTGCTCGAGCGCTGGCCGCTACGTGGCCTCGATTTCGAGGCACAGGCCGAGTTCGTCGTCGCGCGGCTCAAGCGATACAATTGCACCTATCTGGGCGTCGATGCCACCGGCGTCGGGGCGGCCGTCTATCAGCTGTTGCGCGACCGCATGCGCGGCGTGGTCAAGATCGAATATTCGCTCGAGACCAAGGCCGCGATGGTGATGAAGGCGCAGCACAGCTTCGCGCGGGGGCGGATCGAGTTCGACGCCGGGTGGATCGACGTGCAGTCGTCTTTCCTGTCGATCAAAAAGGCGCTCACCGGAAGCGGGCGCGCGATCACGTTCAAGGCGAGCCGCAGCGAAGAGACCGGCCATGCCGATCTGGCGTGGGCCGTCATGCACATCCTTATCAACGAACCCCTGGACGGCAAGGCGCGGCCAAAGACGCGCATGGAGATTATCGATGGCGAAGCGGAAGACCCGGCGGATGTCGCGGGGGGAGACGGTGGCGGCTTCAGCTGGGGCGATCGTAGCGACAAATTCGTCGGCATCGAGCGAGGGGAAATCGGGCGGGATGGCGTTCAGCTTCGGCGATCCGGAGCCGGTGCTCAACCGACGCGAGATCATGGACATGCTGGAGTGCGTCCACAATGGCCGCTGGTACGAGCCTCCCATTCCCGTCGATGGGCTGGCCCGTGCGTTTCGCGTGTCGCCGCACCACAGCTCCGCCATCTTCCTCAAGCGCAATCTGCTGGTCGCCGCGTTCCGGCCATCGCCGCGGTTTAG
- a CDS encoding phage portal protein, which translates to MSPHHSSAIFLKRNLLVAAFRPSPRFSRAAFEALVQDYLVFGFGFLEARLNVLGGVMRYDHTLAKYTRRGLLPGQFWFVPGYGAETEFRPGSVLMLRQPDINQEIYGVPEYLSALQSALLNEAATLFRRRYYLNGSHAGYILYATGDIDENDTVAMRDALRKSKGPGNFKNLFVHAPNGKEGSLKILPIAEVGAKDEFLGIKNATRDDVLAAHRVPPQMLGIVPAQGSVLGNPLQAMAGFWMLEIMPLMARFLQLNDDAGEELVAFDQLIDPAAAAA; encoded by the coding sequence GTGTCGCCGCACCACAGCTCCGCCATCTTCCTCAAGCGCAATCTGCTGGTCGCCGCGTTCCGGCCATCGCCGCGGTTTAGCCGGGCGGCGTTCGAGGCACTGGTTCAGGACTATCTCGTATTCGGATTCGGCTTCCTGGAGGCGCGGCTGAACGTGCTGGGAGGGGTTATGCGATACGATCATACGCTCGCCAAATATACGCGGCGCGGGTTGCTGCCGGGGCAGTTCTGGTTCGTGCCGGGCTATGGCGCGGAGACCGAATTCCGGCCCGGTAGCGTGCTGATGCTGCGGCAGCCCGACATCAATCAGGAGATTTATGGCGTCCCCGAATATCTGAGCGCGCTGCAGTCGGCGTTGCTCAACGAGGCCGCGACGCTGTTTCGGCGCCGCTATTATCTCAACGGAAGCCATGCCGGCTATATCCTCTATGCCACCGGCGATATCGACGAGAACGACACGGTCGCAATGCGTGACGCGCTGCGCAAATCGAAGGGGCCGGGCAATTTCAAGAACCTGTTCGTCCATGCGCCGAATGGCAAGGAAGGCAGCCTGAAGATCCTGCCGATCGCCGAGGTCGGCGCGAAAGACGAGTTTCTGGGGATCAAGAACGCGACGCGCGACGATGTGCTCGCCGCGCACCGGGTGCCGCCGCAGATGCTGGGCATCGTGCCGGCGCAAGGGTCGGTGCTGGGCAACCCGCTGCAGGCGATGGCGGGGTTCTGGATGCTCGAGATTATGCCGCTGATGGCGCGGTTCCTGCAGCTGAACGACGATGCCGGTGAAGAGCTGGTCGCGTTCGACCAGCTGATCGACCCCGCCGCAGCTGCGGCCTGA
- a CDS encoding DNA adenine methylase — protein MYSVNVKPVAPAAGYIGGKRNLAGRIVRILDGVDHEAYAEPFVGMGGIFLRRRKRMRVEVINDISGDVATFFRVLQEHYPYLIDVLRWRVSSRAEFERLMATPPERLTDLNRAARFLYLQRLAFGGRVKGRTFGVDFSQGARFNVSKLEPMLAEIHERLAGVVIEQLPFADFIKRYDRPGMMFYLDPPYWGCERDYGDGVFDRADFERLAVQLRDVRGRFVLSINDTSGVRDVFGGFMHAEVETTYTAGRGAGKAAAELLISNFDLG, from the coding sequence ATGTATAGCGTAAATGTGAAGCCGGTGGCGCCCGCCGCCGGATATATCGGTGGAAAGCGTAATCTGGCGGGGCGAATCGTCCGGATCCTCGATGGAGTCGATCACGAGGCCTATGCCGAGCCGTTCGTCGGGATGGGCGGCATCTTTCTGCGCCGGCGCAAGCGGATGCGGGTCGAGGTCATCAACGATATTTCCGGCGACGTTGCGACTTTCTTTCGCGTGCTCCAGGAGCATTATCCGTACCTGATCGACGTGCTGCGCTGGCGCGTGAGCAGCCGGGCCGAGTTTGAACGATTGATGGCGACGCCGCCGGAGCGGCTGACAGATCTCAATCGGGCGGCGCGGTTCCTCTACCTTCAGCGGCTCGCGTTCGGTGGGCGGGTGAAGGGCCGGACCTTTGGCGTCGATTTCAGCCAGGGCGCGCGGTTCAACGTGTCGAAGCTGGAACCGATGCTGGCGGAGATCCACGAGCGGCTTGCCGGCGTCGTCATCGAGCAGCTGCCCTTTGCCGATTTCATCAAGCGATACGACCGGCCCGGCATGATGTTCTATCTCGATCCCCCCTATTGGGGGTGCGAACGCGATTATGGCGACGGGGTGTTCGATCGGGCCGACTTCGAACGTCTCGCTGTTCAACTGCGCGATGTGCGCGGGCGGTTCGTGCTCTCGATCAACGACACGTCGGGCGTGCGTGACGTCTTCGGAGGCTTCATGCATGCCGAGGTGGAGACCACCTATACCGCCGGGCGGGGGGCGGGGAAGGCAGCCGCCGAGCTGCTAATCAGCAATTTCGATCTCGGGTAA
- a CDS encoding SOS response-associated peptidase family protein gives MCNRKHQSDKAVQLWLDHHGVAIDADWTDRPRPGQIFPTGKKTARHGLVVRRAQDGNRPLVAELMEWGFPHQVPGKRPGTMLDRFITNVRHPHYPLWRDTFADPAHRCLVPFTHFAEPHPEGGKGDDNLPKQAWFCLPDQPVGVFAGLWTDTPRGRAYAFLTCAPNAIVGEYHPKAMPVIIAPDEWSTWLEAPASQAKKLQRPYAGPMDVQITTPRLSDGGALDIVEPA, from the coding sequence ATGTGCAATCGCAAGCATCAAAGCGACAAGGCGGTGCAGCTCTGGCTCGATCACCATGGCGTCGCGATCGACGCCGACTGGACGGATCGGCCTCGACCTGGCCAAATCTTCCCCACGGGCAAGAAGACAGCGCGCCACGGCCTGGTCGTGCGCCGCGCCCAAGACGGCAACCGCCCGCTCGTCGCCGAGCTGATGGAATGGGGCTTCCCGCATCAGGTGCCCGGCAAGCGACCAGGGACCATGCTCGATCGATTCATCACCAATGTGCGCCACCCACACTACCCACTTTGGCGGGATACTTTCGCGGATCCCGCGCATCGCTGCCTTGTCCCCTTCACGCATTTCGCCGAGCCGCATCCTGAGGGCGGTAAGGGCGACGATAATCTCCCGAAACAGGCTTGGTTCTGCCTGCCCGACCAGCCTGTCGGCGTTTTCGCAGGGCTATGGACAGACACGCCGCGCGGCCGCGCCTATGCGTTCCTGACCTGCGCTCCGAACGCGATCGTCGGCGAATATCACCCAAAGGCGATGCCGGTGATCATTGCGCCGGACGAATGGTCGACATGGCTCGAGGCCCCGGCGAGCCAGGCGAAAAAGTTGCAGCGCCCCTATGCGGGACCGATGGACGTCCAGATCACGACGCCGCGATTGTCCGACGGAGGCGCCCTCGATATCGTCGAGCCGGCATGA